The sequence below is a genomic window from Lysobacter stagni.
CGCGCAGCCATTGCCGGAATCGTCCACCGGTGGCGATGCCCGGCCGCAGATCCGCCGTGGCACGGGCCAGGTGATCAACCGCAGCGCGGCCTCGGCACCGCCGCCGGGCCTGGGCGCGACCACCGGCTCGGCCACGTTCAATTTCGAAGGCGAATCGCTGCACGCGGTGGTCAAGGCCATCCTCGGCGACATGCTTGGGCAGAACTACGTCATCGCTCCGGGCGTGCAGGGCACGGTGACACTGGCCACGCCCAAGCCGGTGAGCCCGGCCGAGGCGCTCAACCTGCTGGAGATGGTGCTGGGCTGGAACAACGCCCGTCTGGTCTTCAGCGGCGGTCGCTACAACATCGTGCCGTCCGACCAGGCCCTGGCCGGCAACGTCGCCGCGCGCACCGGTCCGGCCAGTGCCGCGCGCGGTTTCGAAGTGCGCACCGTACCGCTGAAATACGTTTCCGCGACGGAGATGGAGAAGATCCTCAAGCCGTACGCGCGACCCAATGCCATCGTCAACGTCGACAACTCGCGCAACGTGATCACCGTCGGCGGCAGCCGCGCGGAACTGGAGAACTACCTGCGCACCATCGACGTGTTCGACGTCGACTGGCTGTCGGGCATGTCGGTGGGCGTGTTCCCGCTGCAGTCGGGCAAGGCCACCAAGGTCGTCGCGGACCTGGAGAAGGTCTTCGGCGAACAGAGCAAGTCGCCGGTCGCGGGCATGTTCCGTTTCATGCCGCTGGAGGGCGCCAACGCGGTGCTCGTCATCACCTCGCAGCCCCGCTACCTCGACGACATCCAGCAATGGCTGGACCGCATCGACAACGCGGGCGGCAGTGTCCAGCTGTTCTCGTACGAGTTGAAGTACATCAAGGCACGCGACCTGGCCGATCGCCTGGCCGACGTGTACGGCGGTGGGCGATCCGGCAACGGTGGCGGCAGCGGCAGCGCGCCCTCGCTGATGCCGGGGCTGGACTCTGTGGAACTGAAGGACAGCGACGGCGGCAGCACTGCCACCCTGGGCAACTACGACAACGGCACCGATACCGGCACCGGCATGGGTGGTGGCAATGGCGGGGGCGGCACCAACGGTGGCTCTTTGTCGCTGGGCGCGCACCAGAACGGCAACACCAGCCTCACGCTGGAAGTGGACGGCGACCGCGTCGGCGTGTCGGCGGTGGAGGAAACCAACTCCATCATCGTTCGCAGCAGTCCGTCGGCGTGGAAGTCGATCCGCGATGTCATCGAGCGCCTGGACGTGATGCCGATGCAGGTGCACATCGAGGCGCAGGTCGTGGAAGTGCAGCTGAAGGGCGACCTGAAGTACGGCGTGAACTGGTACTTCGAACGCGCGGTCACCGACGCCGGCCTGCCCGATGCGGTCGGCCGCACCACGTGGAGCACGCTGGCCGGCAGCATCACGCCGGGCAATCCGGATGGCAGCGGCGGTCTGTCGTGGACGTTCCTGGGGCGCAATGCCGCCGCGGTCATCAGCGCGCTGGACCAGGTCACCGACCTGCAACTGCTGCAGACGCCGTCGGTGGTGGTGCGCAACAACGCCGAAGCCACGCTCAACGTCGGCAGCCGCATCCCGATCGCATCGGTCACGGTCAACCCGACCACCGGCAGCGACAACAGCTACAGCCAGGTGCAGTACCTGGACACCGGCATCATCCTGCGCGTGCGTCCGCGCGTGGCGAAGGACGGCGTGGTGTTCCTCGACATCGTGCAGGAAGTCAGCTCGCCCGGCGCGCAGGACACGGCCGACGCGAACGGCAACGTGCGCATCGACACGCGCAAGCTCAAGACCGAGGCCGCGGTGCAGAGCGGCGACACCGTGATGCTGGCCGGCCTGATCAGCGACGCGGTGCAGCGCGGCTCGTCCGGCTTTCCGGGGCTGAGCCGCATTCCCGTCATCGGCGGACTGTTCGGGCAGCAGCGTTCCAGCAAATCGCGCAACGAAGTGATCGTGCTGCTCACGCCGACCATCATGCGCAACCCGCAGGAAGCACGTGACCTGACCGACGAATACACGCGCCGCTTCCGTGCGATGGAACCGCTGCAGCGCAAACCCAGGCACCCGGGCCAGCAGTGACCGTACCGACCGCCGCCGCCCTTGTCGTCGTCGTTCCGGTGGGACGCGACGACGAGGCCCTCGACGCATGCCTGGCCGCACTCGATCGTGCGACCGCGCCGGGCACGCCCGTGTGGCTGGCCGACGATGCGCAGGCGGGACCGCGCGGCTACGCCATCATCGAGCGTTGGGTGGCGCGCACCGCGTTGCGTGCCGACTACACGCGCCGCCAGCGCAGCGTGGGCGAAGTCGCGCACCTGGATGAAGTGCTCGGTGCCTGCGGCGACGCCAATGTCGCCGTTCTCGCGCCCGATGCGGTGCCCGCGCCGGGGTGGTTGACGCGCCTGGCCGCCGGATTGTCCAGCGACGGCTCGATCGGCACCGCCACGCCGTGGAGCAACGCCGGCGAGGCTGCGTCGTGGCCGCGCATCGGCGAGATCGATCCCTTGCCCGCCGACATCGACCGCCTCGCGCGCGCGGCGGCCGCGATGCCCGCGCTGCATCCGGAACTGCCCGCCGCCGTGAGCCATGCCGTGCTGCTGCGCGGCACCGCGCGACGACGCGCGGGTGGACTGGACGCCAGCAGCTACGGTTCGTGGTATGCCGCGCTGATCGACCTCTCGTTGCGGCTGGCGGGATTGGGCTGGCGCAACGTCCTGTGCGATACCGCGTTCGTCGGCCGTCGCGAGGAGGGCATGCCGTACGACGGCGACATGGACGCACTGGCCGCGCGCTGGCCCGACTGGCACGCACGCCTGGCCCACTACCTCATGCAGGACCCGCTGCGCGGCTCGCGCGCGCAGCTGGCGAACCTGCTCGACAACATCGGACCTCCGGAACCGCAACGTGACCTTTTCGTCTGACAGCGCCGGCATCGCCGCAGTGGTGGTGACTTATCGCAGCGCCGAAACCATCGACGAATGCCTGCGCCGCCTGCGCGCGACCGAGGGCGTCGCGGCGATACGCGTGGTCGACAACGCTTCCGACGACGGCACGCTGGAGATCGTGCAGCGCCACGCCGCCGCCGACGCGCGCGTGCGCTTCATCGCCAATCCCGACAATCCCGGTTTCGGGGTGGCCTGCAACCAGGGCGCGCGCGACGTCGAATCCGGCGTGCCGTGGCTGGCGTTCGTCAATCCCGATTGCCTGGTCGAACGCGACACGCTTGCGCGCCTTCGCGCATTGGCCGCACCGCAGGGCGAAGCGTTGCTGGGCGCGGACCTGGTCGACGAGAGCGGCGTGCGCGACGGCGCGGCGCGTCGGCGCGATCCGGATTTCGCTGCGATGCTGTCCGCGGTGCTGGGCACCCGGCCCGCGCCGAAACTCGAACTGCCCGCCGACGACTCGCGGGCGCTGCAACGCGTGGACGCGGTGTCCGGCGCGCTGATGCTGATGCCGCGCGCGCTGTTCGACCGTCTGCGCGGATTCGACGAAGGCTACCGCCTGCATG
It includes:
- the gspD gene encoding type II secretion system secretin GspD; this encodes MTPRPRRAAQAIATATIASLLASCATAPVPNLRRADPGAQDRAAAPGDASAQPLPESSTGGDARPQIRRGTGQVINRSAASAPPPGLGATTGSATFNFEGESLHAVVKAILGDMLGQNYVIAPGVQGTVTLATPKPVSPAEALNLLEMVLGWNNARLVFSGGRYNIVPSDQALAGNVAARTGPASAARGFEVRTVPLKYVSATEMEKILKPYARPNAIVNVDNSRNVITVGGSRAELENYLRTIDVFDVDWLSGMSVGVFPLQSGKATKVVADLEKVFGEQSKSPVAGMFRFMPLEGANAVLVITSQPRYLDDIQQWLDRIDNAGGSVQLFSYELKYIKARDLADRLADVYGGGRSGNGGGSGSAPSLMPGLDSVELKDSDGGSTATLGNYDNGTDTGTGMGGGNGGGGTNGGSLSLGAHQNGNTSLTLEVDGDRVGVSAVEETNSIIVRSSPSAWKSIRDVIERLDVMPMQVHIEAQVVEVQLKGDLKYGVNWYFERAVTDAGLPDAVGRTTWSTLAGSITPGNPDGSGGLSWTFLGRNAAAVISALDQVTDLQLLQTPSVVVRNNAEATLNVGSRIPIASVTVNPTTGSDNSYSQVQYLDTGIILRVRPRVAKDGVVFLDIVQEVSSPGAQDTADANGNVRIDTRKLKTEAAVQSGDTVMLAGLISDAVQRGSSGFPGLSRIPVIGGLFGQQRSSKSRNEVIVLLTPTIMRNPQEARDLTDEYTRRFRAMEPLQRKPRHPGQQ
- a CDS encoding glycosyltransferase family 2 protein, whose translation is MTVPTAAALVVVVPVGRDDEALDACLAALDRATAPGTPVWLADDAQAGPRGYAIIERWVARTALRADYTRRQRSVGEVAHLDEVLGACGDANVAVLAPDAVPAPGWLTRLAAGLSSDGSIGTATPWSNAGEAASWPRIGEIDPLPADIDRLARAAAAMPALHPELPAAVSHAVLLRGTARRRAGGLDASSYGSWYAALIDLSLRLAGLGWRNVLCDTAFVGRREEGMPYDGDMDALAARWPDWHARLAHYLMQDPLRGSRAQLANLLDNIGPPEPQRDLFV
- a CDS encoding glycosyltransferase; translated protein: MTFSSDSAGIAAVVVTYRSAETIDECLRRLRATEGVAAIRVVDNASDDGTLEIVQRHAAADARVRFIANPDNPGFGVACNQGARDVESGVPWLAFVNPDCLVERDTLARLRALAAPQGEALLGADLVDESGVRDGAARRRDPDFAAMLSAVLGTRPAPKLELPADDSRALQRVDAVSGALMLMPRALFDRLRGFDEGYRLHAEDLDLCRRARESGALVAVANHVRVVHVRGVSSRSRPMFVEWHKHRGLWRYYRTFEAPRRSATTTAAVFTAIWLRFPLAYLRARLKS